One Podarcis muralis chromosome 1, rPodMur119.hap1.1, whole genome shotgun sequence genomic window carries:
- the BAZ1A gene encoding bromodomain adjacent to zinc finger domain protein 1A isoform X7 yields the protein MMALLKLSPSNRRRRRPPKMASDDHEDFVAKEQFSPRNASSAAKERARLQKEKDEMRAMEKLKREKTTAIESKKKEREDKEKRKEELKKIVEEERLKKKEERERLKIEKEKEREKLREEKRKYLEHLKQWSKRREDMECDDLKELPVPTPVKTRLPPEIFGDAVMVLEFLHAFGELFDLQDEFPDGVTLEVLEEALVGNDSEGPLCELLFFFLTAIFQAMAEEEEEVAKDQIADAETKDLTEALDEDADPTKSALSAVATLAAAWPQLHQGCNLKNLDLDSCTLSEILRLHILASGADVTSANAKYRYQKRGGFDATDDACMELRLSNPGLLKKLSCTSVYDLSSGEKMKILHALCGKLLTLVSTRDFIEDSVDVLRQAKQEFRELKAEQHRKEREAAAERIRKKKEERLKGQELKMKEKQEKLKEEQKNPAIDVSIGEEEREELDTSTESKETESKEQDLDAMTDEEDDIVPNKKRRGGRRQNGFKDLARQIETTGEKREPLTPEEEEALKQEQQAKERELTEKIQKATACTNISPLGRDRLYRRYWVFPSVPGLFVEEDYSGLTEDMLLPRPSSFQNNVQSHIADKSQTATKTSESLKTESTSNSHQDFHTGATVQVSLPIHKPNRWCFYSSQEQLNQLLAALNSRGYRESALKEILLQEKNRISKQLDSFAVEKFHISEKPQNESKLYPVRGKTQNTYDAAPMSAEKQLELRLRDFLLDIEDRIYQGTLGCIKVADRQTWRTALESGQYELLNDENKENGIMKTVTDDVEEMEVDNQARGIARDRLIVLKPEPRSTASTNTSTPQPVNNVVHYLASALLQIQQGIERKFLKAPLGDAEDNKRDQKGDKRRKREDQPSQKDDASDGGRSHKTVLDRWRESLLSSASLSQVFLHLSTLERSVIWSKSILNARCKMCRKKGDAECMVLCDVCDRGYHIYCIRPKLKVVPDGDWFCPECRPKQRSRRLSSRQRPSVESDEEAEEQVEEEEDETSYEDTGHSEEEGDEDEEDEDNSDSQEEDDESLSKSRKPQVKLALRTRAAKLATSISGQYSQRQSTGRYSSRSQQNTPKQTGFASKATGKGIRKTRSAPSSVAKSSRLSSRTTRQNRDLLQADTFIELTSPQRRRRGRKTADNTPESSPSSSLGFRIVDATDSKEKKSSPIPIVKNSPQDTEPKKRGRKRLSTEPSPMPLNRRSSGRQGGVHELSAFEQLVVELVRHDDSWPFMKLVSKIQVPDYYDIIKKPIALNIIREKVNKCEYKLASEFIEDIELMFSNCFEYNPRNTSEAKAGTRLQDFFRVQAHKLGLPLTSSYMDRAAPAAKKSRI from the exons ATGATGGCATTGTTAAAATTAAG TCCTTCAAACAGACGGCGAAGGAGACCTCCAAAGATGGCATCTGATGATCAT GAGGATTTCGTTGCAAAAGAGCAGTTTAGTCCTAGAAATGCAAGCAGTGCAGCAAAAGAAAGGGCAAgactccaaaaagaaaaagacgaAATGAGAGCCATGG aaaaattgaaAAGAGAAAAGACAACTGCTATAGAAtccaagaagaaagaaagagaagataaggaaaaaaggaaggaagaacttaagaagattgtggaagaagaaaggctgaagaagaaagaagagagagagcgactcaaaatagaaaaagaaaag GAAAGAGAAAAGCTTCGTGAAGAGAAAAGGAAATACCTGGAACATCTAAAACAATGGAGTAAGCGTAGAGAAGACATGGAATGTGATGATCTTAAG GAACTTCCAGTTCCAACTCCAGTGAAAACCAGACTACCTCCTGAGATCTTTGGTGATGCTGTCATGGTCTTGGAGTTTCTCCATGCTTTTGGTGAACTCTTTGATCTTCAAGATGAGTTTCCTGACGGAGTGACTTTAG AGGTTTTAGAGGAAGCTCTTGTTGGAAATGACAGTGAAGGTCCACTATGTGAAttgctgtttttcttcttgacgGCCATTTTTCAAGCcatggctgaagaagaagaagaagtggccaAAGACCAAATAGCTGATGCTGAGACCAAAG ATTTAACAGAGGCTTTGGATGAAGATGCAGACCCCACAAAATCTGCACTATCTGCAGTTGCAACTTTGGCAGCTGCATGGCCCCAGTTACATCAGG GTTGCAATTTGAAAAACTTGGATCTTGATAGCTGCACTCTTTCTGAGATTCTCAGACTTCATATCCTAGCATCAGGTGCAGATGTAACATCAGCCAATGCTAAATATCGTTACCAGAAGCGAGGAGGATTTGATGCTACAGATGATGCTTGCATGGAGCTAAGACTGAGTAATCCTGGGTTGTTGAAGAAACTCTCGTGTACTTCCGTGTATGATCTATCATCGG GGGAGAAGATGAAGATTCTTCATGCCCTCTGTGGGAAGCTTTTGACTCTTGTTTCTACTCGAGACTTCATTGAGGACTCTGTTGATGTATTACGACAGGCAAAACAAGAATTCAGAGAGTTAAAAGCAGAACAGCACCggaaagaaagagaagctgcAGCAGAAAG AATCcgcaagaaaaaagaagaaagactaAAAGGACAAGAACTAAAGATGAAAGAGAAgcaagagaaactgaaagaagaGCAGAAAAATCCTGCAATTGACGTTTCAATTGG TGAGGAGGAGCGGGAAGAGCTTGATACAAGCACAGAGAGCAAAGAAACTGAATCAAAGGAGCAAGACTTAGATGCTATGACAGATGAGGAAGATGACATTGTGCCAAACAAAAAGAGAAGAGGAG GAAGAAGACAGAATGGCTTTAAAGATCTGGCAAGGCAAATAGAGACAACTGGTGAAAAACGTGAGCCACTCACTCCAGAGGAGGAAGAAGCTTTAAAACAGGAACAGCAAGCAAAAGAAAGGGAACTTACAGAAAAGATTCAGAAAGCCACAGCCTGTACAAATATCTCTCCTTTGGGCCGGGACCGCCTATACCGACGCTACTGGGTTTTCCCATCTGTTCCAGGATTATTTGTGGAAGAAGACTATTCTGGTCTTACAGAAGATATGTTGTTGCCTCGGCCGTCTTCATTTCAAAATAATGTACAGAGTCACATTGCAGATAAATCTCAGACTGCTACTAAAACTTCAGAGTCTTTGAAGACAGAATCTACCTCTAACAGTCACCAAGATTTCCATACTGGTGCTACTGTGCAAGTGTCGTTGCCAATACATAAGCCAAACCGGTGGTGCTTTTACAGTTCTCAGGAACAACTGAACCAACTTCTAGCAGCTCTCAATTCCAGAGGATACAGGGAAAGTGCCTTAAAGGAAATTCTTTTGCAGGAAAAAAACAGAATATCTAAACAACTGGACAGTTTTGCTGTAGAAAAATTCCATATTTCAG AGAAACCTCAAAATGAAAGCAAGTTGTATCCAGTACGTgggaaaacacagaatacatatgATGCAGCTCCGATGTCTGCAGAAAAGCAGCTTGAATTGAGGCTCAGAGACTTTCTTTTGGATATTGAAGACAGAATCTATCAAGGAACTTTGGGCTGTATTAAG GTAGCAGACAGGCAAACTTGGAGGACAGCCTTAGAAAGTGGGCAATACGAGTTACTAAatgatgaaaacaaagaaaatggTATAATGAAAACTGTGACTGATGACgtagaagagatggaagtagATAATCAAGCAAGAGGTATTGCAAGAGACAG ATTGATTGTATTAAAACCTGAACCTAGAAGCACCGCTTCAACTAATACAAGCACTCCGCAGCCCGTGAATAATGTTGTCCATTACTTGGCATCAGCACTGCTTCAAATACAGCAAGGCATTGAACGTAAATTCCTCAAAGCTCCACTTG GTGATGCAGAAGACAATAAAAGAGACCAAAAAGGGGATAAAAGGAGGAAAAGAGAAGATCAGCCTAGTCAGAAAGATG ATGCCAGCGATGGTGGCCGTTCACATAAAACAGTCTTGGACCGTTGGAGAGAATCACTTCTGTCTTCTGCTAGCCTCTCTCAAGTCTTCCTCCACCTCTCAACACTAGAGCGAAGTGTAATCTGGTCCAAATCTATCTTAAATGCTCGCTGCAAAATGTGCAGAAAGAAAGGAGATGCTGAATGCATGGTGCTGTGTGATGTCTGTGATCGAGGCTATCACATTTACTGTATAAGACCAAAGCTCAAG GTTGTTCCCGATGGAGACTGGTTTTGCCCAGAATGTCGACCAAAGCAGCGTTCCAGACGCCTCTCATCCCGACAGAGACCTTCTGTGGAAAGTGATGAAGAGGCCGAAGAACAGgttgaagaggaggaagatgaaacCAGTTATGAAGATACTGGACATAGTGAGGAAGAAGGtgatgaagatgaagaggatGAGGACAACTCTGATTCTCAAGAAGAGGATGATGAAAG CTTATCCAAATCAAGAAAACCTCAAGTAAAACTTGCTTTAAGAACAAGAGCTGCAAAACTTGCAACCAGCATCTCAGGTCAATACAGCCAGCGTCAGAGTACTGGAAGATACAGTTCCCGGAGTCAGCAGAATACACCTAAGCAAACCGGATTTGCAAGTAAAGCTACTGGGAAGGGCATAAGAAAGACAAGGTCTGCTCCTTCATCAGTAGCAAAATCATCAAGACTTAGCAGCCGTACAACTCGCCAGAATCGAGATTTGCTACAAGCAGACACATTTATAGAGTTGACCAGTCCCCAGAGGCGACGCCGAGGAAGGAAGACAGCAGATAATACTCCAGAGAGTAGTCCTTCCAGTTCTCTCGGCTTCAGAATTGTTGATGCTACAgattcaaaggaaaagaaaagttcTCCCATTCCTATTGTAAAAAATTCTCCTCAAGACACAGAGCCCAAAAAGAGGGGTAGGAAACGACTATCTACAG AGCCGTCTCCAATGCCTTTGAATAGGAGAAGTTCAGGACGTCAGGGTGGAGTTCATGAACTGTCTGCGTTTGAGCAGCTTGTTGTGGAATTGGTGCGTCACGATGACAGCTGGCCTTTTATGAAACTAGTGTCCAAAATCCAG GTACCAGACTACTATGATATTATCAAAAAACCTATTGCCTTAAACATAATCCGTGAAAAAGTCAACAAATGTGAATACAAACTAGCTT CAGAATTCATTGAAGACATTGAActgatgttttcaaactgctttgAGTATAACCCACGCAATACAAGTGAAGCAAAGGCTGGAACAAGACTTCAGGATTTTTTCCGTGTTCAGGCTCACAAGCTTGGACTTCCTCTTACTTCTAGTTACATGGACCGTGCTGCTCCAGCAGCCAAAAAATCCCGAATCTAA